In Monodelphis domestica isolate mMonDom1 chromosome 3, mMonDom1.pri, whole genome shotgun sequence, the following proteins share a genomic window:
- the LOC100619070 gene encoding zinc finger protein 420-like: MTHKKTTIEDITKKCNELGAESKPTAYPKGITKERVHEFDTFGRNFKQNSDLVLHQRIYIGEKSYKCNECGKIFNRNSNLREHQKIHTGEKPYKCNKCSKAFICSSRLIQHQLIHTGEKPYRCDECGKAFSLNSQLNRHQKTHTGDKPFICNDCQKTFSQKSHLLQHQRIHTGEKPYRCDKCGKAFGQNSQLILHQRIHTGERPHACNECGKAFNQRSLLIRHQRIHTGERPYKCNECGETFIQNSHLILHQRIHTGERPYKCKECGKSFSQNSTLDQHQIVHTGVKPYKCNDCGKAFRWSSRLIQHQLIHTGEKPYKCNKCSKAFSCSSGLILHQRTHTGEKPYKCNECGKGFIQSSQLIQHQRIHTGEKPYGCHECGKAFGQSSQLIQHQRIHSGEKPYGCDKCGKAFSQRSQLTLHQRIHTGEKPHKCSECGKAFCQSSQLRLHQRIHTGEKPHKCTECGKAFTQSSLLIRHQRVHTGEKPYECHECGKAFSQSSTLVQHQIIHTGKKLFKCNQCEKAFSRSSYLILHQRIHTDEKSNQNN, translated from the coding sequence ATGACCCATAAAAAAACAACTATAGAGGACATCACCAAAAAATGTAATGAACTTGGGGCAGAATCAAAACCCACTGCATATCCTAAAGGAATAACAAAAGAAAGAGTCCATGAATTTGATACTTTTGGAAGAAATTTCAAGCAGAATTCAGACCTTGTTCTACATCAAAGAATTTACATTGGAGAAAAATCAtacaaatgtaatgaatgtgggaagattTTCAATCGAAACTCAAACCTTAGAGAACATCAaaaaattcatactggagaaaaaccatataaatgtaataaatgttcAAAAGCTTTCATTTGTAGCTCCCGGCTTATTCAGCATCAGTTaattcacactggagaaaaaccttatagATGTGATGAATGTGGTAAAGCTTTCAGTCTGAATTCACAACTTAATCGACATCAGAAAACTCATACTGGAGATAAGCCATTTATATGTAATGACTGTCAGAAAACATTTAGTCAGAAATCTCACCTTCTtcaacatcaaagaattcatactggagagaaaccttatagaTGTGAtaaatgtggaaaagcctttggtcaGAATTCTCAGCTCATATTACATCAGAGGATTCACACAGGAGAGAGGCCTCATgcatgtaatgaatgtggaaaagctttcaatCAAAGATCACTACTTATTAGACATcaaagaattcacactggagagagaccctacaaatgtaatgaatgtggagaAACCTTTATTCAGAACTCACACCTTATTctacaccagagaattcacactggagaaagACCCTATAAatgtaaggaatgtgggaaaTCATTTAGTCAGAATTCAACTCTTGATCAACATCAGATAGTCCATACTGGAGTAAAACCATACAAATGTAATGactgtgggaaagccttcagatGGAGCTCACGTCTTATTCAACATCAACTAAtacacactggagaaaaaccatataaatgtaataaatgttcAAAAGCTTTCAGTTGCAGCTCAGGCCTTATTCTACATCAaagaactcatactggagagaaaccctataaatGTAATGAGTGTGGTAAAGGCTTCATTCAGAGTTCACAACTTATTCAGCATcaaagaattcacactggagaaaaaccttatggaTGTCATGaatgtggcaaagcttttggtcaGAGCTCACAGCTTATtcaacatcaaagaattcattctggagaaaaaccttatggaTGTGAtaaatgtgggaaggcctttagtCAACGCTCACAACTTACTctacaccagagaattcatactggagaaaagccTCATAAGTGTagtgaatgtggaaaagctttttGTCAAAGCTCACAACTTAGattacatcagagaattcatactggagagaaaccccaCAAATGTactgaatgtgggaaagccttcactCAAAGTTCACTCCTCATTAGGCACCAGAGAGTTCACACTGGAGAAAAGCCTTATGAATGtcatgaatgtgggaaagctttcagTCAGAGTTCAACTCTTGTTCAGCATCAGATCATTCATACTGGAAAGAAACTTTTCAAATGTAATCAATGTGAGAAAGCATTTAGTAGGAGTTCATACCTTATTctacatcaaagaattcatactgatGAGAAATCCAAccaaaataattaa